One Hyalangium gracile genomic window carries:
- a CDS encoding cation:proton antiporter: protein MHGAHELLQAIAVVLCVAAVTTVLFQRLRQPVVLGYILAGLIVGPYVPIPLVADAGVVHTLSELGVILLMFSLGLEFSLRKLFSVGPTAGLTAVIQCSLMVWLGFVVGRAFGWTSLESIFTGALIAISSTTIIAKAFDEQGIRGRLRELVVGVLIVEDLIAILLMAMLTAVSTGSGLSAGGLALTVGKLAAFLVGLVVVGLLIVPRAMRAVVRLNRPETTLVASVGLCFAVSLLAQAFGYSVALGAFLAGSLVAESGVEKEVEHLVQPVKDVFAAIFFVSVGMLIDPTLIARHWVAIFVLTVVVILGKILSVSLGAFLTGNGTRTSVQSGMSLAQIGEFSFIIASLGLTLKATGEFLYPVAVAVSAVTTLTTPMLIRASDPVATFVDRKLPKPLQTFVALYGSWVEQLRNAPPRQTRGANVRRLVSLLLVDAVLLVGLVIGASLSLDKGSAFVEEKAGLDPVLAKRLIIGGVFVLSLPFLVGIVRVARRLAAELSAVALPLKPEGKTDLAAAPRRVLVVTLQGVIVLLVGVPLVAITQPFLGGFAGPLIVLALLVALGISFWRSATNLQGHVRAGAQVLVEALAAQSHAKAHGAEHGATPEPLAQAHQLLPGLGTPTPVRLEETSPAVGKTLAELNLRGVTGATVLAIHREGADVSIPTAGEVLQPGDVLALAGTHDAVEAARGLLTAPAS, encoded by the coding sequence ATGCATGGCGCTCACGAGCTTCTGCAGGCCATCGCGGTGGTCCTGTGCGTCGCCGCGGTCACGACGGTGCTGTTCCAGCGACTGCGCCAGCCCGTCGTCCTCGGCTACATCCTCGCCGGCCTCATCGTCGGCCCCTATGTGCCCATTCCGCTCGTCGCGGACGCGGGCGTCGTCCATACGCTCTCGGAGCTGGGCGTCATCCTCCTCATGTTCTCGCTCGGGCTGGAGTTCAGCCTGCGCAAGCTGTTCTCCGTGGGGCCCACGGCGGGGCTCACCGCCGTCATCCAGTGCAGCCTCATGGTGTGGCTCGGCTTCGTGGTGGGCCGCGCCTTCGGGTGGACGTCGCTCGAGAGCATCTTCACGGGTGCGCTCATCGCCATCTCCAGCACGACAATCATCGCCAAGGCGTTCGATGAGCAGGGCATCCGAGGCCGGCTGCGCGAGCTCGTCGTCGGCGTGCTCATCGTCGAGGACCTGATCGCCATCCTCCTCATGGCGATGCTCACGGCGGTCTCCACGGGCAGCGGCCTGTCCGCGGGGGGCCTGGCGCTCACCGTCGGCAAGCTGGCGGCGTTCCTCGTGGGGCTCGTGGTGGTGGGGCTGTTGATCGTCCCTCGGGCCATGCGGGCGGTGGTCCGGCTCAACCGGCCGGAGACGACGCTGGTGGCCAGCGTGGGCCTGTGCTTCGCGGTCTCGCTGCTGGCCCAGGCGTTCGGCTACTCGGTGGCGCTGGGCGCCTTCCTGGCGGGCTCCCTGGTCGCCGAGTCCGGGGTGGAGAAGGAGGTGGAGCACCTGGTCCAGCCCGTGAAGGACGTGTTCGCGGCCATCTTCTTCGTGTCGGTGGGCATGCTCATCGATCCGACGCTCATCGCCCGCCACTGGGTGGCCATCTTCGTGCTCACGGTGGTGGTCATCCTCGGGAAGATCCTCAGCGTGTCGCTGGGCGCCTTCCTCACGGGCAATGGCACCCGCACCTCCGTCCAGTCGGGCATGAGCCTGGCGCAGATCGGCGAGTTCTCGTTCATCATCGCCAGCCTGGGGCTCACGCTGAAGGCCACCGGTGAGTTCCTCTACCCGGTGGCGGTGGCGGTGTCGGCCGTCACCACGCTGACCACGCCCATGCTCATCCGCGCCTCGGACCCCGTGGCCACCTTCGTGGACCGCAAGCTGCCGAAGCCGCTGCAGACGTTCGTGGCGCTGTACGGCAGCTGGGTGGAGCAGCTGCGAAACGCTCCGCCGCGCCAGACACGGGGCGCCAATGTCCGGCGGCTGGTGAGCCTGCTGCTCGTGGATGCGGTGCTGCTGGTGGGCCTGGTGATCGGTGCCTCCCTCTCGCTCGACAAGGGCTCCGCCTTCGTCGAGGAGAAGGCGGGCCTCGATCCGGTGCTGGCGAAGCGGCTCATCATCGGGGGCGTCTTCGTCCTCAGCCTGCCGTTCCTCGTCGGAATCGTCCGGGTGGCGCGCCGCCTGGCGGCGGAGCTGTCGGCGGTGGCGCTTCCCCTCAAGCCGGAAGGGAAGACGGACCTGGCGGCGGCGCCTCGGCGGGTGCTCGTCGTCACGCTGCAGGGAGTCATCGTGCTGCTGGTAGGCGTCCCGCTGGTCGCCATCACCCAGCCGTTCCTCGGTGGGTTCGCGGGCCCGCTCATCGTGCTGGCGCTCCTCGTGGCGCTGGGCATCTCCTTCTGGCGCAGCGCGACGAACCTGCAGGGGCACGTCCGGGCGGGAGCGCAGGTCCTCGTCGAGGCCCTCGCCGCGCAGTCCCACGCGAAGGCGCACGGCGCCGAGCACGGCGCCACGCCTGAACCCCTGGCACAGGCCCATCAGCTGCTGCCCGGCCTGGGCACCCCGACGCCGGTGCGGCTGGAGGAGACGAGCCCCGCGGTGGGCAAGACGCTGGCGGAGCTGAACCTCCGGGGCGTGACGGGCGCCACGGTGCTGGCCATCCACCGAGAGGGCGCGGATGTCTCCATTCCCACGGCGGGGGAGGTGCTCCAGCCCGGGGATGTGCTGGCGCTGGCGGGGACGCATGACGCCGTGGAGGCCGCCAGGGGCCTGCTGACGGCGCCGGCGTCATAG
- the radA gene encoding DNA repair protein RadA: MAKAKTHYTCQACGYQTAKWLGKCPDCGAWSSLLEETAAKVDEKRPAWGASGGASKPVLLKDVSGEAEVRRRTGIAEFDRVLGGGVVDGSLVLLGGDPGIGKSTLLLAALDRLSRHGPVLYVSGEESLRQTKMRAERLRVESQALHLFAETDADRVLAAAESLKPTALVVDSIQTMYLPELGNAPGSITQVREVAGRLMAFAKRSGVPTFIVGHVTKEGSIAGPRVLEHMVDTVLYFEGERGHPFRILRAHKNRFGSTNEIGVFEMKGLGLVEVPDPSALFLAERPVGKSGSVVTSTLNGTRPLLVEVQALVAPTGYGTARRTAIGVDGNRVALLAAVLEKKEDIPLVGCDLFVNVAGGMQLSEPACDLAVCAALVSSLQNRPMDPHTLVLGEVGLAGEVRAVGQVEPRLAEAVKMGFQRVVLPSGSARRLEETRLKVVGVETLGEALSAMFD; the protein is encoded by the coding sequence ATGGCGAAGGCGAAGACGCACTACACCTGCCAGGCGTGCGGGTACCAGACGGCGAAGTGGCTCGGGAAGTGTCCGGACTGCGGCGCCTGGAGCTCGCTCCTGGAGGAGACCGCGGCGAAGGTGGACGAGAAGCGCCCGGCCTGGGGCGCCTCGGGCGGAGCCTCCAAGCCGGTGCTCCTCAAGGACGTGAGCGGCGAGGCGGAGGTGCGGCGCCGCACCGGCATCGCCGAGTTCGACCGCGTGCTGGGCGGCGGCGTGGTGGACGGCTCGCTGGTGCTGCTCGGAGGGGACCCCGGCATCGGCAAGTCCACCCTGCTGCTGGCGGCGCTGGATCGGCTGTCCCGTCATGGGCCGGTGCTCTACGTCTCCGGCGAGGAGAGCCTGCGGCAGACGAAGATGCGCGCCGAGCGCCTGCGCGTGGAGAGCCAGGCCCTGCACCTGTTCGCCGAGACGGACGCGGACCGGGTGCTCGCCGCCGCCGAGTCGCTCAAGCCCACCGCGCTGGTGGTGGACTCCATCCAGACGATGTACCTGCCAGAGCTGGGCAACGCGCCGGGCAGCATCACCCAGGTGCGCGAGGTGGCCGGGCGGCTGATGGCCTTCGCCAAGCGCTCGGGGGTACCCACCTTCATCGTGGGCCACGTCACGAAGGAGGGCTCCATCGCCGGCCCTCGCGTGCTGGAGCACATGGTGGACACCGTCCTCTACTTCGAGGGCGAGCGCGGCCACCCCTTCCGCATCCTCCGCGCGCACAAGAACCGCTTCGGCTCCACCAACGAGATCGGCGTCTTCGAGATGAAGGGGCTGGGCCTGGTGGAGGTGCCGGACCCCTCCGCCCTCTTCCTGGCCGAGCGCCCGGTGGGCAAGTCCGGCAGCGTGGTGACATCCACGCTCAATGGCACCCGGCCCCTCCTGGTGGAGGTGCAGGCGCTGGTGGCGCCCACGGGCTACGGCACCGCGCGGCGCACGGCCATCGGCGTGGACGGCAACCGCGTGGCGCTGCTGGCCGCCGTGCTGGAGAAGAAGGAGGACATCCCCCTGGTGGGCTGTGACTTGTTCGTCAACGTGGCCGGCGGCATGCAACTGTCCGAGCCCGCGTGCGACCTGGCCGTGTGCGCGGCGCTGGTGTCCAGTCTGCAGAACCGGCCGATGGACCCACACACGCTGGTGCTCGGCGAGGTGGGCCTGGCCGGCGAGGTGCGCGCGGTGGGCCAGGTGGAGCCCCGGCTCGCCGAGGCCGTGAAGATGGGCTTTCAGCGCGTGGTGCTGCCCAGCGGCAGCGCTCGGCGCCTGGAGGAGACGCGGCTGAAGGTGGTCGGCGTCGAGACGCTCGGCGAGGCGCTGAGCGCCATGTTCGACTGA
- a CDS encoding GlsB/YeaQ/YmgE family stress response membrane protein yields MSIIAFLVIGLLAGLIARALMPGNQSMGLIATTLLGVAGSFVGGFVASFFYSDGRRFDLHPTGLIFSVIGAMLVLLLVGLAGRSRRVV; encoded by the coding sequence ATGAGTATCATTGCGTTCCTGGTGATTGGTCTGCTGGCCGGTCTGATTGCGCGAGCGCTGATGCCGGGCAATCAGTCCATGGGCCTCATCGCCACCACGCTGCTCGGGGTCGCCGGCTCGTTCGTGGGCGGCTTCGTCGCCTCGTTCTTCTACTCCGATGGCCGCAGGTTCGATCTGCACCCGACGGGGCTCATCTTCTCGGTGATCGGCGCGATGCTGGTGCTCTTGTTGGTGGGCCTGGCCGGACGCAGCAGACGCGTCGTCTGA
- a CDS encoding alkaline phosphatase PhoX produces the protein MSPRPLLNRRALLRAGASLALPFALGRCHPPESTEGLEPDPAGILDLPEGFSYRILERRGALMDDGFRVPGQPDGMGCFAGPAGSNTLVLMRNHELEPGQDAMGPFTEGQRPDLAYRPEELSPGGVTRVVVDATTFTRLSSNLVLAGSMRNCAGGTSPWGWLSCEETLAEGHGYVFLCDPAASSLRAPVPIPGLGRMNHEAAVVDPESFVTYLTEDRNDSCFYRFVPETPGARLGPESRGRLQALRIESMPRAVSAEAKRGDTFRVDWVDLPSPSAQDDTLRRQGVERGAALFRRGEGLFLHGGAVFFCATTGGPQGGGQIWRYQPEGLQGGRLELLAQAEERGLLDMPDNLCVAPWGDVVLAEDGDNARWPNEFLRILTPSGEVRNLARGALGSGGEFAGVCFSPDGRALFANMQSDGLTLVITGPFQEYTGTAL, from the coding sequence ATGAGCCCACGCCCCCTCCTGAACCGTCGCGCGCTCCTGCGCGCAGGTGCCTCGCTCGCGCTCCCCTTCGCGCTGGGCCGCTGCCACCCACCCGAGTCCACCGAAGGGCTCGAGCCGGACCCCGCCGGCATCCTGGACCTGCCCGAGGGCTTCAGCTACCGCATCCTCGAGCGCCGGGGCGCGCTCATGGATGACGGATTCCGCGTCCCGGGACAGCCCGATGGCATGGGCTGCTTCGCGGGACCGGCCGGCAGCAACACGCTGGTGCTGATGCGCAACCACGAGCTGGAGCCGGGGCAGGACGCCATGGGCCCATTCACCGAGGGCCAGCGGCCGGACCTGGCCTACCGCCCGGAGGAGCTCAGCCCGGGAGGCGTGACGCGCGTGGTGGTGGATGCCACCACCTTCACCCGGCTCTCCAGCAACCTCGTGCTGGCGGGCAGCATGCGCAACTGCGCTGGCGGCACCTCTCCCTGGGGCTGGCTCTCCTGTGAGGAGACGCTCGCGGAGGGCCATGGCTACGTCTTCCTGTGCGACCCGGCCGCCAGTAGCCTGCGGGCCCCGGTGCCCATCCCCGGTCTCGGCAGGATGAACCACGAGGCCGCCGTGGTCGACCCGGAGAGCTTCGTCACCTACCTCACCGAGGATCGCAACGACAGCTGCTTCTACCGCTTCGTGCCCGAGACGCCTGGCGCCCGCCTGGGCCCGGAGTCGCGCGGCCGGCTGCAGGCCCTGCGCATCGAGTCCATGCCCCGGGCCGTGAGCGCGGAGGCGAAGCGGGGTGACACCTTCCGGGTGGACTGGGTGGACCTGCCGAGTCCGAGCGCGCAGGACGACACCCTCCGGCGGCAGGGCGTCGAGCGCGGGGCCGCCCTCTTCCGCCGGGGCGAGGGCCTCTTCCTCCACGGTGGCGCCGTCTTCTTCTGCGCCACCACGGGCGGTCCCCAGGGCGGCGGGCAGATCTGGCGCTACCAGCCCGAGGGGCTCCAGGGCGGCAGGCTGGAGCTGCTGGCGCAAGCGGAGGAGCGGGGCTTGCTCGACATGCCGGACAACCTCTGCGTCGCCCCATGGGGTGACGTGGTGCTGGCCGAGGATGGGGACAACGCGCGCTGGCCCAACGAGTTCCTGCGCATCCTCACGCCCTCGGGGGAGGTGCGAAACCTGGCGCGCGGCGCGCTGGGCTCGGGGGGAGAGTTCGCGGGCGTCTGCTTCTCGCCAGACGGGCGAGCCCTGTTCGCCAACATGCAGAGCGATGGCCTCACGCTGGTGATCACCGGCCCCTTCCAGGAGTACACCGGCACGGCGCTGTAG
- a CDS encoding CotH kinase family protein, with translation MARKSRGSSTWLLAGMACGLLSACQAVNGWGDTLPGCEALLSTALHAEEDGLPVFHLFLSPSLPEADGDQQARLVYRDRCHSVEVKVRGNTSRAFPKLSYTLTFAPSAPFEEPLLGDGFTARRKLVLISPFNDNSYLRSRLAFTLWNRMSPDHLQVKTGSMILYLNGEYWGLYTAADHVDRELLAAQGLNPMGELFKAVEPEANFSRHTSEGSRKSSLMAGFEKKAGQPELGPEAYESILALTEFVSGADAETFRAERGSWMETLDYEDWWIFATLVHANDSVAKNAYHYRSPGAEGRWRYIPWDLDASFGQEWNTWRSAPELFADFADRNHLFARMLADPSIAEPMRERYRTLLRDELNVERVLGLMEQYARELAAAARRDEAHWGGAYRDFRRWRDRTDFTTHEEEIEYLRQWVRRRWHGLEQQLP, from the coding sequence ATGGCTCGGAAAAGCAGAGGCAGCTCGACCTGGCTGCTGGCGGGGATGGCCTGCGGGTTGCTTTCGGCCTGTCAGGCCGTGAACGGCTGGGGTGACACCCTGCCAGGCTGCGAGGCGCTCCTTTCCACCGCCCTCCACGCCGAGGAAGACGGGCTGCCGGTCTTCCATCTCTTCCTCTCGCCCTCCCTGCCGGAGGCGGATGGTGATCAGCAGGCGCGGCTCGTCTATCGGGACCGCTGCCATTCGGTGGAGGTGAAGGTCCGCGGCAACACCTCCCGCGCGTTTCCCAAGCTCAGCTACACCCTCACGTTCGCGCCCAGCGCTCCGTTCGAGGAGCCGCTCCTGGGCGACGGCTTCACCGCCCGGCGCAAGCTGGTGCTGATCAGCCCCTTCAACGACAACTCCTACCTGCGCTCCAGGCTCGCGTTCACGCTGTGGAACCGCATGTCGCCGGACCACCTCCAGGTGAAGACCGGCAGCATGATCCTCTACCTGAACGGCGAGTACTGGGGCCTGTATACGGCCGCTGACCACGTCGACCGTGAGCTGTTGGCGGCGCAAGGGCTCAACCCCATGGGAGAGCTCTTCAAGGCCGTCGAGCCCGAGGCCAACTTCTCACGCCACACGTCCGAGGGCTCGCGCAAGTCCTCGCTCATGGCCGGCTTCGAGAAGAAGGCGGGCCAGCCCGAGCTCGGGCCAGAGGCCTACGAGAGCATCCTCGCGCTCACGGAGTTCGTGTCGGGCGCGGACGCGGAGACCTTCCGGGCCGAGCGAGGCTCGTGGATGGAGACGCTCGACTACGAGGACTGGTGGATCTTCGCGACCCTGGTCCACGCGAATGACTCGGTGGCGAAGAACGCCTACCACTACCGCTCCCCGGGAGCGGAGGGGCGGTGGCGCTACATCCCCTGGGATCTCGATGCCAGCTTCGGCCAGGAGTGGAACACCTGGCGGAGTGCTCCGGAGCTCTTCGCTGACTTCGCGGATCGCAATCACCTCTTCGCGAGGATGCTGGCCGACCCCTCCATCGCCGAGCCGATGCGCGAGCGCTACCGGACCTTGCTGCGCGACGAGCTGAACGTGGAGCGGGTGCTCGGGCTCATGGAGCAGTACGCGCGGGAGCTCGCTGCGGCGGCGCGGCGCGACGAGGCCCACTGGGGCGGTGCCTACCGCGACTTCCGGCGGTGGAGAGACCGCACGGACTTCACCACCCATGAGGAGGAGATCGAGTACCTCCGTCAATGGGTCCGCAGGCGGTGGCACGGGCTGGAGCAGCAGCTCCCCTGA
- a CDS encoding Kelch repeat-containing protein produces the protein MKKACTHLMLALTVALLAGCSASSPDTGSARFAVSAPQALSSSLARVSVTSSAADIPTVTLDLALSNGVWGGIIGDIPAGADRSFHARAFDATGTLLFEGSASGITISANQMSLVAITLQQLNPPPPFDNEAPLIDSLYATATSVPAGDLIFLRATAHDPNPGDTLTYAWSATAGSFGSPSSDSTWWTAPTSTGIQTLTLTVTDSRGLSSSIALAVNVTHSGGEGDALLSISFNSSPVVASLSAAPTRLAVGQTTAVSVSASDPDGDSLSYSWSATCAGSWSNASSSSAQFTPSLLPAGACNNCRLTVSVSDGNGAATTGSVALCVSNTPPTNHLAPVIVRSYRSSDTASLGQVLTYEVVASDPEGSALSFSWEANLGTLGTPTHDVSRSRISWTAPSSCISTGAPPTITVTVTNAFNLTASRSFTVRGLPTCQAHWIYTGSMTERRSSHTATLLTSGKVLVTGGGRDEDFFLAEAELYDPATGTWSPTDAMSDLRAAHTATLLPDGKVLVTGGANNMFGELETAELYDPATGTWSPASPMGEGRYFHTATLLPDGKVLVAGGIGPSANPEVAELYDPATDTWSQTGAMAEARWAHTATLLPDGKVLVVGGIGQGYVRLATAELYDPATGTWSPAGAMAEARADHTATLLPGGKLLITGGDGDGFVTLATAELYDLATGTWSAASAMTEPRESHTATLLSDGKVLVAGGFSDDALATAELYDPATDTWSPTDSMADPRSGHTATLLPNGQVLTAGGGTTDGWLSTAELYTP, from the coding sequence ATGAAGAAAGCATGCACTCACCTGATGCTGGCGCTCACGGTCGCGCTGCTGGCAGGTTGCTCGGCATCGTCCCCCGACACAGGCTCGGCGCGCTTCGCCGTCTCCGCGCCCCAAGCCCTCTCCTCCAGCCTCGCCCGGGTCTCCGTCACCTCCAGCGCTGCGGACATTCCCACCGTGACCCTGGACCTCGCGCTCTCCAATGGCGTGTGGGGCGGCATCATCGGCGACATCCCCGCGGGTGCCGACCGCTCCTTCCATGCACGGGCCTTCGACGCCACGGGCACCCTGCTCTTCGAGGGCTCCGCCTCGGGCATCACCATCTCCGCGAACCAGATGTCGCTCGTCGCCATCACCCTCCAGCAGCTCAATCCACCGCCTCCCTTCGACAACGAGGCCCCGCTCATCGACTCCCTGTACGCCACCGCCACCTCCGTGCCAGCGGGTGACCTCATCTTCTTGAGAGCCACCGCGCATGATCCCAACCCTGGCGATACCCTCACCTACGCCTGGAGCGCCACCGCGGGCTCCTTCGGCTCTCCCTCCAGCGATTCCACCTGGTGGACGGCTCCCACTTCCACTGGCATCCAGACCCTCACCCTCACCGTGACGGACTCTCGGGGCCTGTCCTCCAGCATTGCCCTGGCCGTCAACGTCACCCACAGCGGAGGCGAGGGCGATGCGCTGCTGTCCATCTCCTTCAACAGCTCACCCGTGGTGGCCTCGCTCAGTGCGGCTCCCACGCGGCTGGCCGTGGGGCAGACGACGGCTGTCTCCGTCTCCGCTTCCGATCCGGATGGCGACAGCCTGTCCTACTCCTGGAGCGCCACCTGCGCCGGTTCCTGGAGCAATGCCTCCTCCAGCTCGGCTCAGTTCACCCCTTCGCTGCTGCCCGCTGGGGCCTGCAACAACTGCCGCCTGACGGTCTCCGTCTCGGACGGGAACGGAGCCGCGACCACCGGCTCCGTCGCCCTGTGCGTCAGCAACACGCCTCCCACCAACCACCTCGCCCCTGTCATCGTCCGCTCCTATCGCTCCTCGGACACCGCCTCCCTGGGGCAGGTGCTCACCTATGAGGTGGTGGCCAGCGATCCGGAGGGTTCCGCCCTCAGCTTCTCGTGGGAAGCCAATCTCGGCACGCTGGGCACACCCACCCACGACGTCTCCCGCAGCCGCATCTCCTGGACGGCGCCCTCCTCCTGCATCAGCACGGGCGCTCCCCCCACCATCACCGTCACCGTGACCAATGCCTTCAACCTCACCGCATCCCGGAGCTTCACGGTGAGGGGGCTGCCGACCTGTCAGGCGCATTGGATCTACACGGGCTCCATGACCGAGCGTCGCTCGAGCCACACGGCGACGCTGTTGACCAGTGGCAAGGTGCTCGTCACGGGGGGCGGAAGAGATGAGGACTTCTTCCTCGCCGAGGCGGAGCTGTACGACCCGGCCACGGGCACCTGGAGCCCCACTGACGCGATGAGCGATCTTCGCGCCGCCCACACGGCGACACTGCTGCCCGACGGCAAGGTGCTCGTCACGGGGGGAGCCAACAACATGTTCGGCGAGCTCGAGACGGCGGAGCTGTACGACCCGGCCACGGGCACCTGGAGCCCGGCCAGCCCCATGGGCGAGGGCCGCTACTTCCACACCGCGACGCTGCTGCCCGACGGCAAGGTCCTCGTGGCGGGCGGAATCGGCCCGAGTGCCAACCCCGAGGTGGCGGAGCTATATGACCCGGCCACGGACACCTGGAGCCAGACCGGCGCCATGGCCGAAGCTCGCTGGGCCCACACGGCGACGCTGCTGCCCGATGGCAAGGTCCTCGTGGTGGGGGGCATCGGTCAGGGCTATGTCCGTCTCGCGACCGCGGAGCTGTACGACCCGGCCACGGGTACCTGGAGCCCGGCCGGCGCCATGGCCGAGGCTCGCGCCGACCACACGGCGACGCTGCTCCCCGGCGGCAAGCTTCTCATCACAGGTGGAGATGGGGATGGTTTCGTCACTCTGGCGACGGCGGAGCTGTATGACCTGGCCACGGGGACCTGGAGCGCGGCCAGCGCCATGACCGAACCTCGAGAGAGCCACACGGCGACGCTGCTGTCCGACGGAAAGGTCCTCGTGGCGGGGGGCTTCAGTGACGACGCCCTCGCGACGGCGGAGCTGTACGATCCGGCCACGGACACCTGGAGCCCCACCGACTCCATGGCGGACCCTCGCAGTGGCCACACGGCGACGTTGCTACCCAACGGGCAGGTGCTCACCGCGGGAGGGGGCACCACCGATGGCTGGCTCTCGACGGCGGAGCTGTATACGCCCTGA
- a CDS encoding SDR family NAD(P)-dependent oxidoreductase gives MKRLQDKVAVITGGGSGIGAATAALFVQEGARVLLVGRNAEKLRKTVQTINHENVTYAVADVSQVEDTQRYLRETVERHGGLDILVSNAGIQGEFAPISDISVEAFDSVMAINVRGTWLAIKYAFPELRKRGGGSIILTSSAGGLGGMGISSPYVASKHAVVGIARAAAIDGAPHRIRVNAVCPGPVDNDMMTNVERMMGAGHEAEVRAWVAGRVPLKRFASNEEVARLNLFLASEDSSYCTGGAYTVDGGWSSSLP, from the coding sequence ATGAAGCGGTTGCAGGACAAGGTCGCGGTCATCACCGGCGGCGGCAGTGGCATCGGAGCGGCGACGGCCGCCCTCTTCGTCCAGGAGGGCGCCCGGGTGCTGCTGGTGGGCCGGAACGCGGAGAAGCTCCGCAAGACGGTGCAGACGATCAACCACGAGAACGTCACCTATGCCGTGGCGGATGTCTCCCAGGTCGAGGACACCCAGCGCTACCTCCGCGAGACGGTGGAGCGTCACGGCGGGCTCGACATCCTGGTGAGCAACGCGGGCATCCAGGGGGAGTTCGCTCCCATCTCCGACATCTCCGTGGAGGCCTTCGACTCGGTGATGGCCATCAACGTGCGCGGGACGTGGCTGGCCATCAAGTACGCGTTCCCCGAGCTGCGCAAGCGCGGCGGCGGGAGCATCATCCTCACCTCCTCGGCGGGAGGGCTCGGCGGGATGGGGATCTCCTCGCCGTACGTGGCCAGCAAGCACGCCGTCGTGGGGATCGCGCGCGCGGCAGCGATCGACGGCGCGCCCCACCGCATCCGGGTCAACGCGGTGTGCCCGGGCCCCGTCGACAACGACATGATGACCAATGTGGAGCGGATGATGGGAGCCGGCCACGAGGCCGAGGTGCGGGCCTGGGTCGCCGGGCGCGTGCCCCTCAAGCGCTTCGCCTCCAACGAGGAGGTCGCCAGGCTGAACCTCTTCCTCGCCAGCGAGGACAGCAGCTACTGCACCGGCGGCGCCTACACCGTGGACGGTGGCTGGTCCTCCAGCCTGCCCTGA
- a CDS encoding MXAN_6652 family MXYO-CTERM-anchored protein — translation MNPLFRIASVFAISALWSSPALATSTGITGQSGKDGTTCNTCHRGGAIPTVALEGPATLEPGATGQYTFIIQGGAAKTGGLNIAVDNAEASLQAGATGMKKLGTELTHSAAQPFTAGELRFSFTLVAPAKDVTLKLFAAGNSSNGDLGSDGDRAAATQLSVTVGKGTPVDVPGEEEEEEGEKDNGGGCAAAGSAPAWGLLLAGLALFRRRRS, via the coding sequence ATGAATCCTCTGTTCCGTATCGCGAGTGTGTTCGCCATCTCGGCGCTGTGGTCCTCTCCTGCCCTGGCCACCAGCACGGGCATCACCGGCCAGTCCGGCAAGGACGGGACGACGTGCAACACGTGTCACAGGGGGGGAGCGATCCCCACCGTGGCGCTCGAGGGCCCCGCGACCCTGGAGCCCGGGGCCACGGGCCAGTACACCTTCATCATCCAAGGCGGCGCCGCGAAGACGGGAGGGCTGAACATCGCCGTGGACAACGCGGAGGCCAGCCTCCAGGCCGGCGCCACCGGGATGAAGAAGCTGGGGACCGAGCTGACGCACTCCGCTGCCCAGCCCTTCACCGCCGGGGAGCTGCGCTTCAGCTTCACGCTCGTCGCGCCCGCGAAGGATGTCACCCTCAAGCTCTTCGCGGCGGGCAACTCCTCCAACGGAGATCTGGGCAGCGATGGAGACAGGGCCGCGGCCACGCAACTGAGTGTGACGGTGGGCAAGGGCACGCCCGTCGATGTCCCAGGCGAAGAAGAGGAAGAAGAGGGTGAGAAGGACAACGGTGGCGGATGCGCCGCCGCTGGGAGCGCGCCAGCCTGGGGCCTCCTGCTGGCGGGCCTGGCCCTGTTCCGGCGCCGCCGGAGCTGA